The Gloeobacter morelensis MG652769 genome contains the following window.
CGACGGCACGCGCTATCTGCGGGTGTGCCGGTTGCTGGGCAACCTGATCGATGCGTCCGCCTCGCCATTGCTGTTCGGCTTGCGGCTAATCTTCCCGCAGGATGCGGGTCCGATGAGCCCGATGGGTCAACTCAAAGCCCAGATTGATGCGATCGATGAACTGCTTTACGCCGAGATTCGTGAGCGCCGGGAGCGCCCCAATCCTCGGGCCGACGACATTCTGAGCCTGCTGATGGCCGCCCGCGACGAAGCAGGCCAGGGCATGGGTGAGGTCGAACTGCGCGACGAGTTGATGACGCTGCTCGTGGCCGGCCACGAGACGACGGCCACAGCGATGGCCTGGGCGCTCTACTGGATCCATCGTCTGCCGGAAGTGCGCGAGCGACTGCTGGCGGAACTCGACAGTCTAGGCAGTGAGCTCGACCCGGAGGCGATTGCCCGGCTGCCGTATCTGGGGGCGGTCTGCTCAGAAACCCTGCGCATCTATCCCGTGGCCATGGTTGCCTTTGCCCGCGTGCCCAGACGGCCTGTTCGGATCCTCGATCGGGAGTACCCGGCTGGAACCTTTCTCATCCCCAATATTTACCTGGCCCACCGCCGCCCCGAATCCTACCCCGATCCCGAGCGCTTCCGGCCGGAACGATTTTTGGAGCGGACCTTTTCGCCCTACGAATTCGTCCCGTTCGGCGGCGGCAGCAGGCGCTGCATCGGTATGGCCTTCGCCCTCTACGAGATGAAGCTGGTCCTCGCCACGGTGCTCGCGCGCGTGGAACTGCGCCTGGCGGATTCTAGACCCCTGCAGCCAGTCCGCCGTGGACTCACCCTTGCCCCTCCGGAAGGGCTTTACCTGGTTCCGGTCGGCGAGCGCTCGGCAAGCCGTCTTCTCTCACACGCTCGG
Protein-coding sequences here:
- a CDS encoding cytochrome P450, with protein sequence MSLPAGPASPPPLQLLQWIGRPTDYLERTAQRYGDPFTMRLGLHSPVTGVFFSSPEAFQQLFNTEPGLFDSGGANASSTFNLLFGTNSLILLDGERHQQQRRLLTPPFHGERMRSYGELIRTLTEQVIARWQSGTPFQARRSMQRISLGVILKAVFGLHDGTRYLRVCRLLGNLIDASASPLLFGLRLIFPQDAGPMSPMGQLKAQIDAIDELLYAEIRERRERPNPRADDILSLLMAARDEAGQGMGEVELRDELMTLLVAGHETTATAMAWALYWIHRLPEVRERLLAELDSLGSELDPEAIARLPYLGAVCSETLRIYPVAMVAFARVPRRPVRILDREYPAGTFLIPNIYLAHRRPESYPDPERFRPERFLERTFSPYEFVPFGGGSRRCIGMAFALYEMKLVLATVLARVELRLADSRPLQPVRRGLTLAPPEGLYLVPVGERSASRLLSHARTGGQ